The Candidatus Hydrogenedentota bacterium genome segment CCTGATCAATGAAGTTGCCTCGCAGGTCGATCTGCACAGGGCATTCGGCGGCGTGGTGCCCGAGATTGCCTCGCGCGAGCATACGCGGGTGATCTCGCAGCTCGTGCGGCGCGCTCTCCACGCGGCCAGCGGCGGCATCGACGCCATCGCAGCGACGCATGGCCCCGGGCTCATGGGCTCGCTGCTCGTCGGCGTGTGTTTTGGCAAGGCGCTCGCCTATGCGCGGAAAATGCCCTTTGTCCCTGTGCATCATATCGAGGGACACATCTTTTCAGCATTTCTAAGCGACCCGGCGCCCCAATTCCCCTTTCTCGCGCTCGTGGTCAGCGGCGGACATACGCAGATCATCGATTGCCCGCGCCCGCACGCCTACCGCATCCTCGGCACGACGCGCGATGACGCCGTGGGCGAGTGCTTCGATAAGGTCGCGCGATTGCTCGGGCTGCCTTACCCCGGCGGGCCGTCGATTCAGAAGGCGGCTGAAAACGGCAACTCGGAGACCGTCGTGTTCCCCCGCGCCATGCGCGACGCGGAACACCTCGACTTCAGTTACAGCGGGCTCAAGACGGCGGTTCTCTACGAACTGCGCGGCGGGAAAGGACACAGCGTGGCCGACCTCGCCGCGAGTTTTCAGGACGCCGCCGTCGATATCCTGCTCATCAAGACCAAGCAGGCACTTCAGATAACCGGCGCCACGCAACTCGTGCTGGCAGGCGGCGTCGCGGCGAACCGCCTGCTCCGGCACAGGCTTCAGGCGGAACTCGACGCGCGGGTCTTCCTGCCGCCGTTTGAATATTGCATCGACAATGGCGCCATGATCGCCGCCGCGGGCGCCTCGCGCCTCGAGCACGGCCTCGCCGGCGATTTGCGCACCACGCCCAGCCCGAACCTGCGCCTGTGCGGCCGGGACTAGACCGCGCCGTGCCTTCGAGGGGGATTCTGTAGTATTCTTGTTGCGCACGCGGGCGGTCGAGGAATAGGAGACGGATCCATGAGCATTCCAATGCGGGACTTGATGCGCGGAGCGCTCGAAAAGCGCGCATCGGATATCCATCTCAAGGCGGGCAACCCCCCGATCTACCGGATCGACGGCGACTTGGTCCGGCTTGAAACCGAGCCGCTCACCGAAGAGGGGCTGCAGGAGTTGCTCAAGGAAATCGCGTCCGAACAGGACATCGCCAAGTTCAACAAGGTGATGGAGCTGGACAATTCGTACATGCTCGAGGGCATTGCCAGGTTCCGCGTGAACGTGTGCCGCGACGACGGCGATACCCGCATCGTGCTGCGCCTCATCCCGCTGAAAATCCTCACCATCGACGACCTGGGTCTGCCGCAGGTCCTGAAGAGGCTCTGTCCGCTGCACACCGGGCTCGTCCTCGTGACCGGCCCGACCGGCAGCGGCAAATCGACCACGCTCGCGGCGATTATCGACGAGGTCAACCGCACGCGCCCCGTGCATATCGTGACCATCGAGGACCCGCTCGAATTCGTGCACGAGGACAAGACCGCCATCGTGACACAGCGTGAAGTCGGGCATGACACGCTTTCATTCGCGAACGCGCTGCGCGGCGCTCTGCGCCAGGACCCCGACGTCATCCTCATCGGCGAAATGCGCGACGCGGACACGGTTCGCACCGCGCTCGCTTCGGCGGAAACGGGCCACCTCGTGTTCTCAACGCTGCACACGGTGGACGCGGTCGAGACGCTGAACCGCATCCTCGACTTCTTCGAGCCGCACCAGCAGCTTCAGATTCGCAAGCAGTTGGGGAGCGTGTTGCGCGCGGTAATCTCGCAGCGCATCGTCCCGCTGGCGAGCGGCACGGGGCGCACGGTCGCGGCGGAAATCCTCATCGGCACGCGCACGGTCCGCGAGTTCATCGATCAGGGCAAGGCGTTCAAGGACATCGTGAAACTCATCGAGGAAGGCGTGGATCAGTACGGCATGCAGACCTTCGACCAAGCCCTGTTCAATCTCTGGAAAGAAAAGAAGATCAGCACCGAGACGGCCCTGCAGAATGCGACGAGCGCCAAGGACCTCAAACTGCGCATGCAGGGCTTGAACGTGCGGTAAGGCTCGCTCATGCTGTGGCAGGTCTGGCTGCTCCTGTTGGCCGCGGATACGCCCGCGGCCGCAAACCTGCTCAGCAACCCCGGTTTCGAAACCGCCGTAGCCGGCCGCCCCGCCCACTGGGACCTCTACCTGATGCCGCAGGACGGCGCCCTCGCCCGGCTCGACTCCGCCGCGCGCACCGGCCAGTATGCCGTCATGCTCCACGTGCCCATGCCGTATCCCGAAGACCCGGTCAACAACTGGAGTCAAAATGTCCTTGGAGCGGTGGCCGGGAAGTCGTACCGCCTGAGCGGCTACCTCAAAGCGCAGGATGCGCAGGACGCCGCACTCTGGGTGCAGTGCTGGCGCAAGCAGCCGCTCGCCCTGCTTCACACCGCCAGCACGGGGCACGCCTGTCCCGTTTATGGCACCATGGACTGGTCGTTCGCGGAAACGCTCGTGAACGTGCCCCACGGCACGGATTTTCTGACGGTGCGCTGCGTGATGAAGGGCGCAGGCACGGTCTGGTTTGACGACGTGACGTTGCGGCCCGCCGAGGAGACCTCCGCGACGCCTGCGGCGCCGCCCCCCACGCCGCCCGCTCCTGCCACGCCGCCCGCTCCTGCCACGCCGCCGACCACGCCTTCCGCCGTTCCACCATCACCTGCACCGATGCCGCCGCCGGAGCCCCCGGCCACCGTCGCGCCCGCCGCGCCGCAACCGGGAGCCGGCGCGGAGGAGTCACGACAGCTTCGGGAATCCAACCGTGCGTTGCGGCGGACACTCGATGAAGTGCGGCAGCAGAATGACGCGTTGCTCGAGGAAGTCGTGCGGTTGCGCCAGGAATTAAACGATGTGCGGGAACGGGTGGATGCGGCCGCTGCGCAACCCGCGCCGCCGCCACAACCGGAGCCCTTTGTATCGCCGATTGTGCCGCACAGCCAGAACCCGGAGCGATCACCGTGAACCTGGATGCGTTTCTCATGAGAATTGTGGCCATCGCTCTGCTGACCGGCTTCGTTGCGGGCGGCTGCGTGTGGTACGGCTGGGGTGCCGCCAGCGGCATAAGCCGCGCCATTGCGCAATCCTGGACGAAACGCAAGCAAGCCGCCTTGGCCAAGGCAAAAGAAAAGCCGGCGCCCGAAACAGAAACCGCAAAACCCGCCCGATGAGCGATCCCGAAGAGAAAAGCGGTGCAACGCGCCCGTTCATTCACATGCACTTCAAGTGCTGTAACGTCTACGCGCGGGTCTACCTCAACCATGACGGAACCGCCTTCGCCGGACACTGCCCGCGTTGCGCCGCGCCGATCCGCATCCCAACCGGCCCGCACGGATCTGACGCAATATTCTGGTCCGTGGAGTAATGCCGCGCCGCGCACGCGGCGGGGATATCCGCGAGCCCGCGGCGCTCAGCCGAAGAGTTTGCGGAAGAAATCGGGATCGTCGAGTTGCTCCAGCTCGACTTTGATGAAGTGCTCGATATCCGCGTCGGAAATGCCGGGATCGGGCTCGGGAGCGGCAAGCGATTCCTCGGGCAGCGGCGCTTCCGGGGCCGGACGATGCCTGCGCCGCCGCGGCCGCGCGGGCGGAGCATCGATCTGAAACATGCCGGATTCGAGAAACTCCGTGATCACACGCGCGCAATGCGCAACGCGCTCCTCGCGTGTGCCCTGTTCCAGGATGCGCTTGTCCAGCGCAATGGCCTTGTTGCGGAATAGAACGGTCAATTCGCCGCAGGCGGGGCAGGGCATGACAACGACAACATCACGCGGGACATTCGTGGTCACTATCCGGTGGGACTTGCAGTGCGGACATACTACCGAGTTCATATCACGCAGTCTTCCCCGTCGGCAATTCAGCCTCAGGACCAATCGCTGCGTTCATTCTAGTCAAGCCGGAACGGCGGTTTCAACTCGCCCGCGCGCGCCCTTTTCTTCCTATGGCAGCCGCGCCGTAATCCACGAAACGATGCCCCCAATCGCGTCCTCCTTGCACAGGTCATTCCAGAGTTCATGGTAGCCGCCTTCGTAAATGCGGAGCGTCTTGTCCGCCGATTCCGCACGTTCGTGCAGCAGACGGCTGCCCGCGACCGGCACCAGCTTATCGTCCGTGCCGTGCAGGATGTACAGCGGTGCGTCAACCGTATGCATATCCGCCGCGATACGGTCGATCGCGAATTTAAGCTGTGCGCCCGTGCGCGCGCGCACGCGCCCGTGGTAACTGAGCGGGTCCGCATCCGCCGCCTGCACCACCGCCGGGTCGCGCGACAGCGCCTCCGTGTTGACGCCCCCCACGGGCAGCCAAGGCAGTACCGCGCCTACGACACCGGACAGTGCAACCAGCAACTTCGGCACATCGCCGGCGAACTGGAGAAACGCGCTGCTGCAAACCAGCCCGCGCACAGCGGGCCGCCGCGTGACATAGTACAACACGAGGAGCTGTCCGCCCATGCTGTGCCCCATCATGAACAGCGGTTTATCACCAATACGCGGCTTGATATGCGCCAGGAAAGCGTCCAGGTCGCGAAGCAGGTCCTTGTAGTCGCGGATGTATGCGCGCCTGCCGGGCGAGCGGCCGAAGCCGCGCTGATCGTAGGTGTGTACCGTGATCCCCGCGGCGTTCATCGGCCGCGCCACGTGCTCGTAGCGGCCGCAATGCTCCCCGTAGCCGTGCAGCAGCGCCAGATGCGCCTTCGCCTCGCCGTCGGATTCCCAGCGCCGCTCGAATAGCCCCACGCCGTCAAAGGTCTTGAAATAACCTGAATTCGCGATTGTTTCCATGAGGAACGACTCCTTGCTCCGCGGCGCGGATACGGGACACGCACCCGGGCCGCGTGCTAGAGTATGGGGCCACTGCAAAAAGAATGCAATGCGGCGCGCCTCCTGCGTTGCCAGAGGTTTCCCTCGCAGCCGGGCCGACCCGCAACGGAGACGATAGATGCGGCTCTTCTTGTTCTTGGCCGCCGTCGCGGCCTGCATGGCCGTCCAGGCGGAAGAATCCACCGGCGCGGTTTCCGGCACCGTGCGCTATGAAGGCAAGGCGGCGGTCATGCGGCCCATCGACATGGGCGCGGACCCCACATGCGCCGAAAAACACGCGGACAATCCGGCGCTCAACGAGTCCCTGGTTGTGGGGCCGGACGGTGGTCTCGCGAATGTCTTCATGCAAGTCACGGAGGGCGTGCCGCAGGGGGAGTACCCCGTTCCCGAAGAGCCCGTCGTGTTCAGTCAGGCGGGTTGCATGTATCATCCGCGCGTGTTCGGTATCCGCGCGGGCCAGAAACTGCAAATCCTCAATCCCGACGGGACCATGCATAACGTCAACGCCATGCCGAGCGTTAATGAGGGCTTCAACAGGCCCATGGACCGCGAGACGGAGCAAGCGGAGGCCGCATTCCCAAAGCCGGAGGCCATTTTCCCGATCAAATGCGACGTGCATCCCTGGATGCGCGCCTACTGCGCCGTGATGGCGCATCCCTTCTTCGCCGTGACGGGCAAGGACGGCACATTCACGATTCCGGGACTGCCGCCGGGCGAATACACCATCGAGGCGTGGCACGAACGCCTCGGCACGCAGTCGATGAAGGTAACTGTAACCGCTGACGCGTTCGCGGAGGCGAATTTCGTATTTGCGCGCTGATTCCGGAGGTTTCCCGCCCATGTTGTCCGCGGTACTGGAAGACCTGGACCGCCTCGTCGTCAAAGAGCAGCCGGTGCCCGAGACCGGCGACGACGAGGCGCTGCTGCGCGTCGAGGCGGTCGCGATTTGCGGCTCGGACGTGCGTATCCTCCATCACGGCAATCCGCGCGTGAAACCGCCCGCCGTCATGGGTCACGAGGCCGCGGGCGTCGTCGTCAAGGCCGGGAGGAACGTTACGCGCGTCAAGGAAGGCGACCGCGTCGCGCTCGGCGCCGACGTGCCCTGCGGCCAATGCGGCTGGTGCCGCAACGGGATCGGCAACAACTGCCGTATCAACTATGCCGTCGGCTACCAGATACCCGGCGCGTTCACCCAGTATATGAAACTGACGCGGTTGCTGCTCGAAGAAGGGCCGGTCACGCCGTTCAGCGACGCCATCAGTTTCGACCATGCCGCGCTCGCCGAGCCGCTCGCCTGCGCGATCAACGGCCTCGAACTCGTCAACCTGTCCCTGGGCAAGACCATCGTCATCCTCGGCCTCGGCCCGATCGGCAGCATGATGATCGATCTGGCGCGTGTCATGGGCGCGGCCAAGGTCATCGCGGTGCAGCGCAGCCGTAAACGCATGGAAATCGCGCGCGCCTACGCCGCAGATGTCTACATCGCCTCCGAAGAAGAGGACGTCGTCGCCCGCTGTGTCGAGGAGACCCGCGGCGAAGGGCCGGATATCGTGGTCACCACCTGCGGATCCGTCGAGGCACACGAACAGGCGATCGAGATGGTGGCGCACCGCGGCTACGTGAACCTCTTCGGCGGACTCAAGAAAGAGGCGCGCCCGCTGAACGTCCTCTCGAACACCATTCACTACAAGGAATGCTTCGTCACCGGCTCGCACGGCAGCGTGCCCCGCCAGCACGAACTCGCCGTGCGCCTGCTCGAAAAGGGGATGGTTCGCGTCGCGCCCATCATCACCCATCACTTCCCCCTCGACCGCATCCACGACGCCTTCGCGGCCATGGAATCCCGCGACGGCATGAAGGTCATCGTCCACCCGCGCGGATGAGGAAATCTCAAGTCTCAGCTTTGAGATGTCACATGGCATCATCGCGGATTGTGTGAGTACTGGCAGGCCCATTATTTACGTCAACGTCTTGCGCGCCTGTTCGCGGTTCTTCGCCTAACGGGCTGACGATTCAAGAGCGAGTCGAACCGCGGTGTCGGCGCTGACAAGCCGGACGTGTTCCGGGAGTATCTTGACCAACTGCATGACCGAGTTGTTGAGGTCGAGTCCGCCGTCGCTCGTCATGTAGATGGCCGTAACGGTTCCCCTCGGGTACGCGCCCAGCTCTCTCGCCATGTTTTCTGCACTCAAGTAGTATTTCCTTGTGAGGAACGCGCCCCCATCATGAACCCCTCGCCATTGCCTGGGGCGGAACAACACAGTCTTCCCGCCCTCCTGGCCCTCGATCACCTTGAAGAATTGGCCCCGTTCCCATGTGCCCATCGGCAACATGTAAGGCACGTTCACCGGAAACACGCCGTTGATGACCCCGCCCGCTCTGGCGTACTTCGGCAGGAATGAACGCTGCGCGTACCGCCATTTCCAGAAGGCTTCCCAGTGAACGGTGCTGCTCGTTCCCAGCAGGCGGGCGTCCTCTTCCGTGGCGTGGACGAATGTGTCCTGCATGGTTTCTTCTTCCAGGGAAGAGGGATACGCATACAGGTGGCCGCTCGGCGGAAGCATGAAATAGTCATTGCCGGTTTCGCGACTCATCCCGTAGTACCACTGCAGGACATCCGGCGCGATGCGGGCAAGATGCGGAGAAATGGTCCAGGTCAACGGCGGGCACGATTCTTCTCCCGCGCGGCAGGCCTCCGCGCGCTGCCGCAACCACTCCGCGCGTGCTCCCAACATGAAACTGATATTGTCCCCGTCCCCCACGATGAAGGCGACATAGGTTTGCGTGGGGTCGTAGTCGACCTTCTCTAACTTGTTTTGCGGTATTTCATCCGGACCGGTTATCGGGGCCCGTCGCGTGGAGAAGAAAGACAGGTTATTCACTTCCGTTGGAATGGCGCCCATGTTTCGCGACCCGGCGCACAAGGTCTGCGCCTCGAAAACGTATCCGCCGAATACCATCCAATAGTTCGCGTAGCCATAGACGCCGATAGGCTTGGGCCAGGGATTCGCACGGGCAATCTCGTTCATCAGGCCGTGTTCTTCCGCGCACATGATGCAGCCGTTCACCAGGAACATGGTGAACAGCTTCTCAGAGAACACGAAATCGA includes the following:
- the tsaD gene encoding tRNA (adenosine(37)-N6)-threonylcarbamoyltransferase complex transferase subunit TsaD, yielding MSRILGIETSCDETGVAVVADGRRVLINEVASQVDLHRAFGGVVPEIASREHTRVISQLVRRALHAASGGIDAIAATHGPGLMGSLLVGVCFGKALAYARKMPFVPVHHIEGHIFSAFLSDPAPQFPFLALVVSGGHTQIIDCPRPHAYRILGTTRDDAVGECFDKVARLLGLPYPGGPSIQKAAENGNSETVVFPRAMRDAEHLDFSYSGLKTAVLYELRGGKGHSVADLAASFQDAAVDILLIKTKQALQITGATQLVLAGGVAANRLLRHRLQAELDARVFLPPFEYCIDNGAMIAAAGASRLEHGLAGDLRTTPSPNLRLCGRD
- a CDS encoding PilT/PilU family type 4a pilus ATPase: MSIPMRDLMRGALEKRASDIHLKAGNPPIYRIDGDLVRLETEPLTEEGLQELLKEIASEQDIAKFNKVMELDNSYMLEGIARFRVNVCRDDGDTRIVLRLIPLKILTIDDLGLPQVLKRLCPLHTGLVLVTGPTGSGKSTTLAAIIDEVNRTRPVHIVTIEDPLEFVHEDKTAIVTQREVGHDTLSFANALRGALRQDPDVILIGEMRDADTVRTALASAETGHLVFSTLHTVDAVETLNRILDFFEPHQQLQIRKQLGSVLRAVISQRIVPLASGTGRTVAAEILIGTRTVREFIDQGKAFKDIVKLIEEGVDQYGMQTFDQALFNLWKEKKISTETALQNATSAKDLKLRMQGLNVR
- a CDS encoding lysophospholipase, producing the protein METIANSGYFKTFDGVGLFERRWESDGEAKAHLALLHGYGEHCGRYEHVARPMNAAGITVHTYDQRGFGRSPGRRAYIRDYKDLLRDLDAFLAHIKPRIGDKPLFMMGHSMGGQLLVLYYVTRRPAVRGLVCSSAFLQFAGDVPKLLVALSGVVGAVLPWLPVGGVNTEALSRDPAVVQAADADPLSYHGRVRARTGAQLKFAIDRIAADMHTVDAPLYILHGTDDKLVPVAGSRLLHERAESADKTLRIYEGGYHELWNDLCKEDAIGGIVSWITARLP
- a CDS encoding alcohol dehydrogenase catalytic domain-containing protein, with the protein product MLSAVLEDLDRLVVKEQPVPETGDDEALLRVEAVAICGSDVRILHHGNPRVKPPAVMGHEAAGVVVKAGRNVTRVKEGDRVALGADVPCGQCGWCRNGIGNNCRINYAVGYQIPGAFTQYMKLTRLLLEEGPVTPFSDAISFDHAALAEPLACAINGLELVNLSLGKTIVILGLGPIGSMMIDLARVMGAAKVIAVQRSRKRMEIARAYAADVYIASEEEDVVARCVEETRGEGPDIVVTTCGSVEAHEQAIEMVAHRGYVNLFGGLKKEARPLNVLSNTIHYKECFVTGSHGSVPRQHELAVRLLEKGMVRVAPIITHHFPLDRIHDAFAAMESRDGMKVIVHPRG